From the genome of Bradyrhizobium sp. ORS 278:
CACGCGGTTCTGCACCACGGCGCGGACCTGGCGCCCCCAGCGAGACAGGAACAGGACATAGGCGACCACAATGGTGATCAGGATCGTCAGGCACATCACGAACATGCCGTTGATCGGAATTTGGATCGAGTCGGTGGCCTGCCACGAGCCCATCATCCACTCCGGCAATTCAACGCCGACCTCGCGTGCGCCGAATACCGAGCGATAGGCCTGCTGCAGGATCAAGCTGAGGCCCCAGGTGGCAAGCAGCGTATCCAGCGGACGCTTGTAAAGCCGCCGGATCATCGCCCACTCGACCAGCATGCCGAGCGACCCGGACGCGACGAAGGCGAGCGCCATAGCGACGAAGAAGTAGCCGGGAAACAGCGATGGCAGGAAATTCTGGAAGGCGTTCGACGTCATCCAGGTGACGTAGGCACCGAGGATCATGAATTCGCCATGCGCCATGTTGATGACGCCCATCTGGCCGAAGATGATGGCAAGCCCGAGCGCCATCAGCACGTAGACCGAAAACAGGATGAGGCCCGCGAAGCCCTGCATCGCGAAGATGGCCCCGAGGTCGCCGATGGAATAGTCGCCGAACATGATCCGTCCTCTCGTGATGCCCTGCTGGAAAATTGGATCGGCTCGCGAGCTGGTGAGCTCGCGGCCAAGATCGTCCCCTCCCGTCGGGAGGAGCTAAGGATGAGAGCTTCAGCACGATTTGAGTATGCGGCCCCCCCACCCCGACCCCTCCCCGCAAGGGGAGGGGAGTGCACCGGATCTCGGTACAATAGCGAGTTGCTTACTGATAGCCTTTCGGGAACGGATCGGGCTCGACCAGGTCGGCAGTCTCGTAGATCAGCTCGTACTGACCGTCCGCCTTGGCGCGGCCGACGCGGGTCTTCGACCAGAGATGGTGGTTCTCGTGGATCCGGACATAGCCTTCGGGCGCGCCCTTGAACTCGATGCCGGGCGAAGCCGCCGCGATCTTGTCGATGTCAAAGCTGCCGGCCTTCTCCACGGTCAACTTCCACAGCCACGGGCCGAGATAGGCAGCTTGCGTCACGTCGCCGATCACGGTCTTCTCGCCCCACATCTTCTTGAACGCGGAGACGAAGGCCTTGTTGTTGGCGTTGTCGAGCGACTGGAAGTACTTCATGCAGGCATAGGCGCCCGCGATGTTCTCACCGCCGATGCCGTCGATCTCGTCTTCGGTCACGGAGATGGTGAGCAGGGTCTGCTTCGACATGTCGATGCCGGCCGCCTTGAGCTGCTTGTAGAAGGCGACGTTGGAGCCGCCGACGATGATCGCGTAGATCACGTCCGGCTTGGTCAGCTTGATCTTGTTGATGACCGAGTTGAACTGGGTGTGGCCGAGCGGGAAGTATTCCTCGCCGACGACCTTGCAGCCCTGCAGATGGCCCTCGATGTGCTTGCGGGCGATCTTGTTCGAGGTGCGCGGCCAGATGTAGTCGGAGCCGAGCAGATAGAAGGTCTTCGCGCCCTTGGTCTTGTTGACCCAGTCGAGGCCGGCGATGATCTGCTGCGTGGCCTCCTGGCCGGTGTAGATGACGTTCTTGGACTGCTCGAGGCCTTCGTAGAAGGTCGGATAATACAGCATGCCGTTGTACTGCTCGAACACCGGCAGCACCGCCTTGCGCGAGGCCGAGGTCCAGCAGCCCATGACGGCTGCGCACTTGTCGTTGACGAGGAGCTTCTTGGCCTTCTCGGCGAAGGTCGGCCAATCCGAGGCACCGTCCTCCTGGATGTACTTGATCTTGCGGCCCAGCACGCCGCCAGCGGCGTTGATCTGCTCGATCGCGAGCTTCTCGGCCTGCACCGAGCCGGTCTCAGAAATTGCCATCGTACCGGTGACCGAATGCAGAATGCCGACGGTCACTTCACTATCAGTGACTGCAAGGCCGGTCGTGTTGACAGCAGAGGTTGCGGGACCGGCGCCGAAGGACGGCCGCGGCATCATGGCGAGTGCCGGAATTGCGGCCATTCCCATCAGCAGTTGGCGCCGAAGTGGCGACTTCAGGCCTTTTTCAGTTTCGTCTGACATGAGCACCCCATTCATTGGTTCGAGGACACGCTTTGGCTCGGACGAAGGATGGCGCGCTTTGTGCACTGCACGGATACGCAAGATTGCGTATACTGCACCGCAAAAGCGCGACGTAGGCTCTACGCAGATCTTCCGAGGGGCAGGCGACGCGTGCGGACGAACCGCTGCGCGTAAGGAGTTGAAGAGTGGCAGGGCGGCAGCGGATCGACCGCGTCAGGCGCCAATACAACCAGTGGGTCGCCAACCAGACGTTGGAGGACTACGCACTCCGCTTCACGGCCAAGAGCGCGCGGCGCTGGTCCGCCGCCCGCGTAGCCAACACGGCGCTCGGTGCGATCTCATTCCTCGCATTGGAGGCCATCGGCGGCACCATCACGCTGAACTACGGCGTGACCAACGCCACGGCGGCGATCCTGGTCGCCAGCATCATCATCTTCTGCTGCGGACTGCCGATCGCCTATCATGCGGCCAAATGCGGCATCGACATCGACCTGCTCACGCGTGGCGCCGGCTTCGGCTACATCGGATCGACGGTCACGTCGCTGATCTATGCCTCCTTCACTTTCATCTTCTTCGCGATCGAGGCGGTCATTTTGGCCTCCGCGCTCGAGATGTGCTTCGGTATCCCGCGTCCGATCGGCTACCTGATCAGCGCGGTCGTCATCATTCCGCTGGTCACCTACGGCATCACCCTGATCAGCCGCTTCCAGCTGTGGACGCAGCCGCTCTGGGTCGTGTTGCACATCCTCCCCTTTGCGGCCATTGCCTATGCGAGCCCGCACTCCTTCGCCGATTGGCAGCAGTTTCCCGGCGAGCATGGCGATCCCATGGGTCATCTCGACCTCGCGCTGTTCGGCACGGCCGCGGCGGTGGTGTTTTCGCTGGTCGCCCAGATCGGCGAGCAGGTCGACTTCCTGCGCTTCCTGCCACGCGACCGCCGGACGTCGAAGCGCTCCTGGTGGGTCGCCTTGTTGTCCGCCGGTCCTGGGTGGATCGTGCTCGGCGCGCTCAAGCTCATGGCGGGATCATTCCTCGCGTTCTTCGCGCTGAGCCACGGCGTGTCCGCCGATCACGCCGCCGAGCCGGCCCACATGTATCTGGAAGCGTTCCGCTATGTGCTCGCCCGGCC
Proteins encoded in this window:
- the urtB gene encoding urea ABC transporter permease subunit UrtB — protein: MFGDYSIGDLGAIFAMQGFAGLILFSVYVLMALGLAIIFGQMGVINMAHGEFMILGAYVTWMTSNAFQNFLPSLFPGYFFVAMALAFVASGSLGMLVEWAMIRRLYKRPLDTLLATWGLSLILQQAYRSVFGAREVGVELPEWMMGSWQATDSIQIPINGMFVMCLTILITIVVAYVLFLSRWGRQVRAVVQNRVMAGAVGINTEKVDRYTFGLGCGIAGVAGSAFTMIGSTGPTAGQLYIVDTFLVVVFGGAASLLGTIASAFTISQAQSTMEFFMSGSMAKVLTLLAIVAILMLRPQGLFALKVRK
- the urtA gene encoding urea ABC transporter substrate-binding protein; the protein is MSDETEKGLKSPLRRQLLMGMAAIPALAMMPRPSFGAGPATSAVNTTGLAVTDSEVTVGILHSVTGTMAISETGSVQAEKLAIEQINAAGGVLGRKIKYIQEDGASDWPTFAEKAKKLLVNDKCAAVMGCWTSASRKAVLPVFEQYNGMLYYPTFYEGLEQSKNVIYTGQEATQQIIAGLDWVNKTKGAKTFYLLGSDYIWPRTSNKIARKHIEGHLQGCKVVGEEYFPLGHTQFNSVINKIKLTKPDVIYAIIVGGSNVAFYKQLKAAGIDMSKQTLLTISVTEDEIDGIGGENIAGAYACMKYFQSLDNANNKAFVSAFKKMWGEKTVIGDVTQAAYLGPWLWKLTVEKAGSFDIDKIAAASPGIEFKGAPEGYVRIHENHHLWSKTRVGRAKADGQYELIYETADLVEPDPFPKGYQ